One window from the genome of Engraulis encrasicolus isolate BLACKSEA-1 chromosome 16, IST_EnEncr_1.0, whole genome shotgun sequence encodes:
- the pik3r2 gene encoding phosphatidylinositol 3-kinase regulatory subunit beta, producing the protein MEAEGFQYRCLYAYEKEREEDIELQPGDILTVDTASLLSLGVRDGDEQHPEKIGWILGYNERTRQRGDFPGTYVQYVGQIKVTPPPNHPRSQRPLPPAPRPEPHQSLPAASPQDLTGQFAPPDVAPPILMKLVAAIEKNGLDCKTLYRTTPSSTPDDPEAVPTLALSSESLESDMGQWDVDALSTAVVRYLQELPTPIVPVATQAELLAAVQPGADPVAAAAAAEGRGPLREVLEGPSLPPQQLLTLHYLLRHLDTVLQHSEANGLEPHAIGQIFGPLLIRGSDTLSETDTDTELFALVLERLLLERVWEQEPVPPALPPKPAKAKSASTPVVNGSDVSLSDAEWYWGDISREEVNDKMRDTPDGTFLVRDASSKVKGEYTLTLRKGGNNKLIKIFHRAGKYGFSEPLTFNSVVDLINHYRHESLAQYNAKLDSRLLLPISKYQQEQLVKEDSVEAVGEQLKVYHEQYQEKSREYDVLYEEYTRTSQELQMKRTAIEAFNETIKIFEEQCETQERFSRDTIEKLRREGNDKEIQRIQSNSEKLTSRVTEIHESKKKLELDLKKQALDNREIDKKMNSLKPDLMQLRKLRDQYLVWLTQKGARQRRINEWLGIRNETEDFYSLVDEEEEQTHQDERTWYVGDIKRSHAEELLRGKRDGTFLIRESQTQKGSLACSVVVEGEVKHCVIYKTATGYGFAEPYNLYSSLRSLVLHYRHASLVQHNDSLNVTLAYPVLAQQPR; encoded by the exons atggaGGCAGAGGGGTTCCAGTACCGCTGCCTGTATGCGTACGAGAAGGAGCGGGAGGAGGACATCGAGCTGCAGCCGGGCGACATCCTGACGGTGGACACGGCGTCGCTGCTGTCGCTCGGCGTGCGGGACGGGGACGAGCAGCACCCTGAGAAGATCGGTTGGATCCTGGGATACAACGAGCGCACCCGACAGAGGGGGGACTTCCCCGGGACCTACGTGCAGTACGTCGGACAGATCAAGGTGACGCCACCTCCAAACCACCCGCGCTCCCAGAGGCCTCTCCCGCCCGCCCCCCGACCTGAGCCACACCAGAGCCTGCCAG CGGCCTCTCCTCAAGACTTGACGGGACAGTTTGCACCTCCAGACGTTGCTCCCCCCATACTAATGAAACTGGTGGCAGCCATTGAGAAAAATG GTCTGGACTGCAAGACACTGTACAGGACGACCCCTTCCTCGACCCCTGACGATCCAGAAGCCGTCCCCACACTCGCCCTCTCCAGTG AGTCGCTGGAGTCGGACATGGGACAGTGGGACGTGGACGCCCTCTCTACAGCCGTGGTCCGGTACCTGCAGGAACTGCCGACGCCCATCGTCCCTGTGGCGACACAGGCAGAGCTCCTGGCCGCGGTGCAACCCGGAGCAG ACCCGGTGGCAGCGGCGGCCGCAGCGGAGGGGAGGGGCCCGCTGAGGGAGGTCCTGGAGGGGCCGTCCCTGCCCCCACAGCAGCTCCTGACTCTGCACTATCTCCTCCGCCACCTGGACACCGTCCTCCAGCACTCTGAGGCCAACGGCCTGGAGCCCCACGCCATCGGCCAGATATTTGGCCCTCTGCTCATCCGAGGCTCGGACACACT gtcagagacagacacagacacagaattgTTTGCATTGGTGCTGGAGAGGCTGCTCCTTGAGAGGGTGTGGGAGCAGGAACCTGTGCCCCCAG CTCTTCCCCCTAAACCTGCCAAAGCCAAAAGTGCCTCTACCCCTGTTGTGAATGGAAGCGACGTTTCTTTAAGTGACGCTGAATGGTACTGGGGAGACATCTCCAG GGAGGAAGTGAATGACAAAATGAGAGACACCCCCGATGGTACGTTTTTGGTCCGGGATGCATCCAGCAAAGTTAAAGGAGAATACACCCTAACGCTAAG aAAAGGGGGAAACAATAAGCTGATCAAGATATTCCACAGAGCAGGGAAATACGGCTTCTCTGAGCCACTGACGTTCAACTCCGTAGTGGACCTCATCAACCACTACCGCCATGAGTCTCTAGCCCAGTACAATGCCAAACTAGATTCACGGCTGCTGCTCCCCATATCAAAATACCAGCAG GAACAACTGGTGAAGGAGGACAGTGTGGAAGCGGTGGGGGAGCAGCTGAAAGTATACCATGAGCAGTATCAGGAGAAGAGCCGAGAGTACGACGTCCTTTATGAGGAATATACACGCACTTCACAG GAGCTTCAGATGAAGCGCACAGCCATTGAGGCCTTCAATGAAACCATTAAGATATTCGAGGAACAATGTGAGACTCAAGAGCGCTTCAGCAGAGACACCATTGAGAAGCTGAGGCGTGAGGGGAACGACAAGGAGATCCAAAG AATACAGAGCAATTCTGAGAAGCTGACGTCCAGAGTGACTGAGATCCACGAGAGCAAGAAGAAGCTGGAGCTGGACCTGAAGAAGCAGGCCCTTGACAACAGAGAGATCGACAAGAAGATGAACAGCCTGAAGCCCGACCTAATGCAGCTGAGGAAGCTGAGGGACCAGTACCTGGT CTGGCTTACCCAGAAAGGAGCCAGACAGAGGAGGATCAATGAGTGGCTGGGAATCAGGAATGAAACGGAAGA CTTCTACTCgttggtggatgaggaggaggagcagactcATCAGGACGAGCGCACCTGGTACGTGGGCGACATCAAGCGCTCGCACGCAGAAGAGCTGCTGCGGGGCAAGAGGGATGGAACCTTCCTGATCCGCGAGAGTCAGACGCAGAAgggctcgctcgcttgctcagtTGT